One genomic window of Salirhabdus salicampi includes the following:
- a CDS encoding o-succinylbenzoate--CoA ligase, whose product MNEGVTDVTTTIPQWLLKRANLTPETTAIQLADGTAYSFATLYHDAVRKAEQLKQIGINKGDHIAVLSRNSYDMVTTIHALTFLKAVAVLLNTRLTAEELTFQITDADCTILLYDDTFRDLVEQINFRKSIHTYSFIEMKQLQGHQVTFEEELELDDTVTIMYTSGTTGKPKGVQLTYGNHWWSAISSSLNLGLHREDRWLAALPLFHVGGFSILIRSVIYGIPIHLHEKFSANQVHQEIMNNEVTTVSVVSTMLEGLLQELGDRTYPETFRCMLLGGGPASQSMLERCAKKGVPVYQTYGMTETSSQVVTIREEDALRKLGSAGKPLFPVQLRIVKNNVVVPTGVAGEIIVKGPMVTKGYYKREETNRKSIENGWLKTGDVGYVDEEGFLYVLDRQKDLIISGGENVYPAEVEGVLKTIPGILDAGVIGKSDDKWGQIPVAFIVKNNTGLTVDQIVESCKGRLAKYKVPKEVYFVDELPRNASRKILRRKLYQLLKP is encoded by the coding sequence ATGAATGAAGGAGTGACCGATGTGACAACGACCATCCCTCAATGGCTTTTGAAAAGAGCTAATTTAACACCAGAGACGACAGCTATACAATTGGCCGATGGGACAGCCTATAGCTTTGCTACGCTTTATCATGATGCGGTTCGTAAAGCGGAACAGTTGAAGCAGATTGGGATAAACAAGGGTGACCATATAGCAGTTCTATCCCGTAATAGTTATGACATGGTAACGACAATCCATGCGTTAACATTTTTAAAAGCTGTCGCTGTTTTGTTAAATACGAGATTAACCGCCGAGGAGTTAACATTTCAAATTACTGATGCTGATTGTACGATTTTGTTATATGATGATACATTTCGTGATTTAGTAGAACAAATAAATTTCCGTAAAAGCATCCATACCTACTCATTCATTGAAATGAAACAACTTCAAGGTCACCAAGTAACCTTTGAGGAAGAATTGGAATTAGACGACACAGTCACGATTATGTACACGTCAGGTACTACCGGGAAGCCAAAAGGCGTTCAACTTACATATGGAAATCATTGGTGGAGTGCGATATCGTCTTCACTAAATTTAGGATTACATCGTGAAGATCGATGGTTAGCGGCCCTGCCTTTATTTCACGTAGGTGGTTTTTCCATTTTAATCCGCAGTGTAATATACGGGATTCCTATTCATTTACATGAAAAGTTTTCCGCTAATCAAGTACATCAAGAAATAATGAATAACGAGGTTACGACCGTTTCGGTTGTGTCTACAATGCTAGAAGGGTTGTTGCAGGAATTAGGTGATCGGACATACCCTGAAACGTTCCGCTGCATGCTATTAGGAGGAGGTCCCGCATCCCAATCAATGCTCGAGCGTTGTGCAAAAAAAGGGGTTCCTGTTTATCAAACATATGGGATGACGGAAACCTCTTCTCAAGTAGTTACCATTCGTGAAGAAGATGCACTGCGAAAATTAGGCTCCGCAGGAAAGCCTCTATTTCCGGTCCAGCTTAGAATTGTGAAAAATAATGTAGTGGTCCCGACTGGTGTCGCGGGTGAAATCATCGTGAAAGGGCCAATGGTAACAAAAGGGTACTATAAACGGGAAGAGACCAACCGAAAATCGATTGAAAACGGGTGGTTAAAAACCGGTGATGTAGGTTACGTTGATGAGGAAGGCTTTCTATATGTGCTGGACAGACAAAAGGATTTAATTATATCTGGTGGAGAAAACGTGTATCCAGCGGAAGTAGAGGGTGTTTTAAAAACGATTCCCGGAATTCTAGATGCAGGGGTCATAGGTAAATCTGATGATAAGTGGGGGCAAATACCTGTTGCGTTTATCGTGAAAAATAATACTGGTTTAACAGTTGATCAAATTGTGGAAAGTTGTAAAGGACGTTTAGCAAAGTATAAAGTTCCAAAAGAGGTTTACTTTGTCGATGAACTCCCGCGTAATGCATCAAGAAAAATATTAAGAAGAAAGTTATATCAATTGTTGAAGCCGTAG
- the menB gene encoding 1,4-dihydroxy-2-naphthoyl-CoA synthase gives MTIEWVSERNYEDILYETYNGIAKITINRPEVRNAFRPQTVHELIDAFAYARDDSNIGVIVLAGAGDDAFCAGGDQKVRGHGGYVGDDQIPRLNVLDLQRLIRVIPKPVVAMVSGYAIGGGHVLHVVCDLTIAADNAIFGQTGPKVGSFDAGYGAGLLARIVGHKKAREIWFLCRQYNAQEAKDMGLVNTVVPLDKLEEETVQWCEEMLEKSPTALRFLKASFNADTDGLAGLQQMGGDATLLYYTTDEAKEGRDAFKEKRKPNFKQFPRFP, from the coding sequence ATGACTATTGAATGGGTAAGTGAACGCAACTATGAAGACATATTATATGAAACATATAACGGTATTGCGAAAATTACAATTAATCGACCAGAAGTACGTAATGCTTTTCGTCCTCAAACCGTACACGAACTAATTGATGCATTTGCCTATGCACGTGATGACTCTAATATCGGAGTTATCGTATTAGCGGGTGCAGGTGACGATGCGTTTTGTGCAGGAGGAGATCAAAAGGTAAGAGGACACGGAGGGTATGTTGGAGATGATCAAATCCCTCGTTTAAACGTTTTAGATCTACAACGTTTAATCCGTGTTATTCCGAAACCAGTTGTTGCGATGGTATCAGGGTATGCTATTGGAGGAGGACATGTCCTTCACGTAGTTTGTGACCTGACCATTGCAGCTGACAATGCTATTTTCGGTCAAACAGGACCGAAAGTTGGTAGCTTTGACGCAGGATACGGTGCTGGTTTGCTAGCGCGTATTGTTGGTCATAAAAAAGCTCGTGAAATTTGGTTCTTATGCCGTCAATATAATGCACAAGAAGCAAAAGATATGGGACTTGTTAACACGGTTGTTCCATTGGACAAGCTTGAAGAAGAAACAGTTCAGTGGTGTGAAGAGATGTTAGAAAAATCACCAACCGCACTTCGTTTCTTAAAAGCTTCTTTCAATGCTGACACAGATGGATTAGCAGGTTTACAGCAAATGGGTGGAGACGCTACACTTCTTTACTACACAACAGATGAGGCAAAAGAAGGAAGAGACGCATTCAAAGAGAAACGGAAGCCTAACTTTAAACAATTTCCACGTTTCCCATAA
- a CDS encoding response regulator: MINVMLVEDHAVLRDGLKKIIDMAEDLTVISEAVTGEQAVRKLAHHRPDVILMDINMPGKNGIEVTKIIKEKYPQVKILILTMHDHEEYFLAAIRHGADGYMLKESPSEQVIEAIRSVFTGESVVHPSLMKTLVSFHRQQNEERVRKDELTVREKEVLTCLVKGLSNKEIGKRLFISEKTVKIHVSKIFKKLNVKSRSQVVLYAMQKQLVPIPPN, from the coding sequence ATGATTAACGTAATGTTAGTGGAAGATCACGCAGTTTTACGTGATGGACTAAAGAAAATTATCGATATGGCTGAAGACCTTACGGTTATAAGTGAAGCGGTGACAGGAGAACAAGCGGTTCGAAAACTTGCACACCACAGGCCAGATGTCATTTTAATGGACATTAATATGCCAGGGAAAAACGGTATTGAAGTGACAAAGATTATTAAAGAAAAATACCCTCAAGTAAAAATCCTCATCTTAACCATGCATGACCATGAAGAATATTTCTTAGCTGCGATTAGACATGGCGCAGATGGCTACATGCTGAAGGAATCCCCATCTGAACAAGTAATTGAAGCGATTCGGTCCGTTTTTACCGGGGAATCGGTAGTACATCCATCACTCATGAAAACATTAGTTTCGTTCCATCGACAACAAAATGAAGAAAGGGTTAGAAAAGACGAATTAACAGTGCGGGAGAAAGAAGTTTTAACATGTTTAGTAAAAGGTTTAAGTAATAAAGAAATAGGCAAACGGTTATTTATTAGTGAAAAGACGGTAAAAATACATGTCAGTAAGATTTTTAAAAAATTAAATGTAAAAAGTCGATCTCAAGTCGTACTTTATGCGATGCAAAAGCAACTTGTTCCGATACCTCCTAATTAA
- the menH gene encoding 2-succinyl-6-hydroxy-2,4-cyclohexadiene-1-carboxylate synthase has product MYIQTKRGSLWVDISGDGTPLVLLHGFTGSTETWKRLKPYLPSTLKTIAIDLPGHGKTTYESTYRMEDICDDVKYVIEALGYHKVHILGYSMGGRIALSFACTYPQYLKTVTLESTSPGLKTDHERTIRQESDEKLAKKLEIEGIHPFVTYWENIPLFQSQRSLPKSVQQEIKDERLGQNPNELAHSLRNIGTGSQPSYWDCLLQLDTPTLLITGELDEKFVKINSLMKKSLQNVHFRVISKTGHTIHVEKPQIFGKIVSDFILHNENMDNNF; this is encoded by the coding sequence ATGTATATACAAACGAAAAGAGGATCCTTATGGGTAGACATATCAGGTGATGGTACTCCTCTTGTTTTATTGCATGGTTTTACGGGCAGTACGGAAACATGGAAACGTTTAAAGCCGTATTTACCATCGACGCTTAAAACGATAGCAATTGACCTTCCTGGTCACGGGAAAACGACTTACGAATCGACTTATAGGATGGAAGATATTTGTGATGATGTAAAATACGTAATCGAAGCTTTAGGATACCATAAAGTGCATATTCTCGGGTACTCGATGGGTGGGCGTATTGCACTATCCTTCGCATGTACTTATCCTCAGTATCTTAAAACGGTTACGTTAGAAAGTACATCACCTGGATTAAAAACGGATCATGAACGTACAATAAGGCAGGAGAGCGATGAAAAACTCGCCAAAAAACTAGAAATAGAAGGGATTCACCCCTTTGTGACCTATTGGGAAAACATCCCTTTATTCCAAAGTCAACGTTCATTACCGAAAAGTGTTCAACAAGAAATAAAAGATGAACGTCTTGGGCAAAATCCAAATGAACTAGCTCACTCCCTACGAAATATTGGGACAGGATCCCAACCATCATATTGGGATTGCTTATTACAACTAGATACCCCAACCTTGTTAATTACAGGTGAACTTGATGAAAAATTCGTAAAGATTAACTCTTTAATGAAAAAGTCTTTACAAAATGTCCATTTCCGTGTAATTTCAAAAACGGGGCACACAATTCATGTGGAGAAACCACAGATTTTTGGTAAAATAGTGAGTGACTTCATATTACATAATGAAAATATGGACAATAATTTTTAA
- a CDS encoding YfhD family protein — protein MGRAHHQKTRDRNKQNLPQTPGREKKSYQAEYLYEFGEDKTEKKNR, from the coding sequence GTGGGTAGAGCGCATCACCAAAAAACACGTGACCGGAATAAACAAAACCTTCCTCAAACCCCCGGGCGGGAAAAAAAATCCTATCAAGCTGAATATTTATATGAATTTGGAGAAGATAAAACCGAGAAAAAGAACAGATGA